A single region of the Candidatus Caldatribacterium sp. genome encodes:
- a CDS encoding aldo/keto reductase, whose protein sequence is MRYRKLGWTDLELSVIGFGSWALGGGGWRYSWGPQDDRESIEAIHRAVDLGVNWIDTAAVYGLGHSEEVVGQAIRGLSRRPIIATKCGLVWDEKGNITNCLKRESIRREVEASLRRLKVDVIDLYQIHWPIPDEDIEEAWEEMSRLVEEGKVRYIGVSNFSVPQMERIASIHPIASLQPPYSMLRRDIEKEILPYCGEKNIGVIVYSPMQKGLLTGKVTKDWVASLPPDDHRRNDPMFQEPQLSLNVELAEKLREMGKKHGKTPAQVAVAWVLRRKEVTSAIVGIRRPSQIEEIVPAGDWDLPEEDIQAVERFLAEREEKLKAISG, encoded by the coding sequence TTCAGTCATTGGGTTTGGGTCCTGGGCCCTTGGGGGTGGTGGCTGGCGGTACAGCTGGGGTCCTCAGGATGACCGGGAATCCATTGAAGCTATACACAGGGCAGTAGACCTTGGGGTGAACTGGATTGACACCGCGGCAGTGTACGGCCTTGGGCATTCCGAGGAAGTGGTCGGGCAGGCTATCCGGGGGCTTTCAAGGCGACCTATTATCGCCACGAAATGCGGACTTGTATGGGACGAGAAAGGGAACATTACGAATTGCCTCAAGCGGGAGAGCATTCGGAGAGAGGTTGAGGCAAGTCTCCGCCGCCTGAAGGTGGACGTCATCGACCTTTACCAGATTCACTGGCCCATTCCCGACGAGGATATTGAAGAGGCCTGGGAGGAGATGAGTCGCCTCGTTGAGGAAGGAAAAGTCCGCTACATAGGTGTATCGAACTTCAGCGTACCTCAGATGGAACGGATTGCCTCTATTCATCCTATTGCCTCGCTGCAACCCCCCTACAGCATGCTCCGACGGGACATCGAAAAAGAGATTCTCCCGTACTGTGGTGAGAAGAATATCGGGGTTATTGTGTACAGCCCCATGCAGAAAGGCCTCCTTACCGGGAAGGTTACGAAAGACTGGGTTGCAAGTCTTCCCCCTGATGACCACCGCCGGAACGACCCTATGTTCCAGGAGCCTCAACTCAGTCTCAATGTAGAGCTTGCCGAGAAGCTGCGGGAGATGGGGAAAAAGCACGGAAAAACTCCTGCTCAGGTTGCAGTTGCCTGGGTTCTCCGCCGAAAAGAGGTTACCTCGGCCATTGTCGGCATTCGCCGGCCTTCGCAGATTGAGGAAATCGTTCCTGCGGGAGACTGGGACCTTCCCGAAGAGGACATCCAGGCGGTTGAACGGTTCCTCGCCGAAAGGGAAGAGAAGCTCAAGGCTATTTCAGGATGA
- a CDS encoding glycosidase, protein MERVFCGRTQLLRRYEKNPILTPEEWPYPVNAVFNPGAVEFEGKTLLLVRVEDCRGFSHLTVATSPNGKDEWEIAPSPSLLPEEQFTEEQWGLEDPRIVWLEEDKCYAITYVAFSKGGPLISLALTENFKEFVKYGPLLPPEDKDAALFPRLFKVGRGKRYALIHRPIIRGEAHIWISFSPDLRHWGDHQILIPVRPGWWDQHRVGLGTPPLETPYGWLIFYHGVRHTASGSLYRIGAALLDLENPTRVLHRTEEWIMSPQEPYELLGDVPGVVFPTGAIIDKETNEIRLYYGAADHCVALALLPYWDFLEYLRSKKGNDS, encoded by the coding sequence ATGGAGCGCGTCTTCTGCGGGCGAACTCAGCTCCTCAGGCGGTACGAGAAAAACCCTATCCTTACTCCCGAGGAGTGGCCATATCCGGTGAATGCCGTTTTTAACCCTGGTGCGGTAGAATTCGAAGGAAAGACCCTGCTCCTTGTACGCGTGGAGGACTGCCGGGGGTTCTCGCACCTTACCGTAGCCACAAGTCCCAACGGGAAAGACGAATGGGAAATTGCTCCCTCCCCTTCTCTCCTTCCTGAGGAGCAATTTACTGAAGAACAATGGGGACTCGAGGATCCACGCATCGTCTGGCTCGAAGAGGACAAATGCTACGCCATCACCTATGTTGCCTTCAGCAAGGGTGGACCGCTTATTTCTCTTGCTCTTACGGAAAACTTTAAGGAATTCGTAAAATACGGCCCTCTTCTTCCCCCAGAGGATAAGGATGCAGCCCTCTTCCCTCGCCTTTTCAAAGTCGGTAGAGGAAAGCGGTATGCTCTCATCCATCGCCCCATCATCCGAGGCGAGGCACATATTTGGATTTCCTTTTCACCCGACCTTCGACACTGGGGAGACCACCAGATTCTCATTCCTGTCCGCCCTGGCTGGTGGGATCAGCACCGAGTAGGCCTCGGAACCCCGCCCCTTGAAACCCCCTATGGTTGGCTCATCTTCTACCATGGGGTACGCCACACAGCCTCAGGAAGCCTTTACAGGATTGGAGCCGCTCTCCTTGACCTTGAAAATCCGACAAGGGTTCTCCATCGAACCGAAGAATGGATCATGAGCCCGCAGGAACCCTATGAACTCCTTGGAGATGTACCAGGAGTTGTCTTCCCCACCGGAGCAATCATCGACAAAGAAACAAACGAAATCCGCCTGTACTACGGAGCAGCAGACCACTGCGTTGCCCTGGCTCTCCTTCCCTATTGGGATTTCCTGGAGTACCTTAGGAGCAAGAAGGGAAACGATTCCTGA
- a CDS encoding thioredoxin domain-containing protein: MKKTALLVLLVVLLPSFALAYDVLLLGKGKEVPSVGEGVALVADLGEHGIPFATWAQVLPTPEKTVLLPSSEDLAEHRETLESLAEKGYPIVASDVSGDFLPLFSFTENYHTVTFLNFVTDSPSFSLERYLEELKEENPDLIIIVGTEKNRAFLEEQFSPFANRIRFVEREKIPENFKEAVTVEERPVFLFFYSSRCPVCRELKEKVTPPVFEKYADKIKVVYLDYTFSKNYEKLVLLEEYWKVEEKTSVEIFSNAGYVATEDPERINALLEQLIEETLKKPQATPLPELSEKPKEVVFSRFRGFTPWVVAGAGFLDGLNPCAFATIVFMVNLLFVLGHSRQRIVEIGVTYTAAVFVTYLLLGLGLFQIWQTLEAYRIISRIVYAAMAGLLLVFAFFSIRDVITYRRERKETGMTLGLPKSLRVKINQYLKESFSKRKLFAAAIASGFAVSILEAGCTGQVYLPTIMYIAKEVSEYRLKALGYLLFYNAFFIIPLVAVFLSVFFGSQSKALVEFGRKNILISKIALSCLFVILSILLLESALV; this comes from the coding sequence TTGAAAAAGACTGCCCTTTTAGTGCTCCTTGTGGTTCTTCTCCCCTCTTTTGCCCTTGCGTATGACGTGCTCCTTCTTGGAAAAGGGAAAGAAGTACCCTCCGTGGGGGAAGGAGTGGCACTCGTTGCAGACTTAGGAGAACATGGAATTCCCTTTGCAACCTGGGCTCAGGTTCTCCCTACTCCCGAAAAGACCGTTCTCCTTCCCTCTTCAGAGGACCTTGCAGAACACAGGGAAACCCTGGAAAGCCTTGCCGAGAAGGGTTACCCCATCGTTGCTTCTGATGTCTCCGGTGATTTCCTGCCTCTTTTCTCCTTCACCGAGAACTACCACACCGTTACGTTCCTCAACTTCGTCACCGACTCCCCTTCTTTCTCGCTCGAGCGCTACTTAGAAGAACTCAAAGAGGAGAATCCTGACCTCATCATCATTGTGGGTACCGAGAAAAACCGCGCTTTCCTTGAAGAGCAGTTCAGCCCCTTTGCAAACCGGATACGTTTCGTAGAAAGAGAAAAAATTCCCGAAAACTTCAAAGAAGCGGTAACCGTTGAAGAGAGGCCAGTCTTTCTCTTCTTCTACTCCTCTCGCTGTCCGGTATGTCGGGAACTCAAGGAGAAGGTTACCCCTCCCGTTTTTGAGAAGTACGCGGATAAAATCAAGGTGGTGTACCTCGACTACACCTTCTCGAAGAACTATGAGAAACTCGTTCTCCTTGAAGAGTACTGGAAGGTGGAGGAGAAAACCTCGGTGGAGATATTCTCCAATGCCGGGTACGTGGCCACCGAAGACCCCGAAAGAATCAACGCCCTCCTTGAGCAACTCATCGAAGAGACCCTGAAGAAACCACAGGCCACCCCTCTCCCCGAGCTCTCAGAAAAACCCAAAGAAGTCGTGTTCTCCCGCTTCCGGGGATTCACACCCTGGGTTGTCGCCGGTGCGGGATTCCTCGACGGCCTGAACCCCTGTGCCTTTGCAACAATCGTTTTCATGGTGAACCTTCTCTTTGTCCTGGGACACTCCCGCCAGAGAATAGTGGAAATCGGTGTTACCTATACTGCTGCCGTGTTCGTGACCTACCTTCTTCTGGGGCTTGGGCTCTTCCAGATCTGGCAAACTCTTGAGGCGTACCGAATCATCTCCCGAATTGTGTACGCCGCAATGGCAGGGTTGCTCCTTGTCTTTGCCTTTTTCAGTATTCGGGATGTCATCACCTACCGGAGGGAGCGGAAGGAAACGGGAATGACCCTTGGCCTTCCCAAAAGCCTTCGGGTCAAAATTAACCAGTACCTCAAGGAGAGCTTCTCAAAACGGAAACTCTTTGCCGCCGCCATTGCCAGTGGCTTTGCAGTATCTATTCTTGAAGCCGGCTGTACCGGACAGGTGTACCTTCCCACCATCATGTACATTGCCAAAGAAGTTTCTGAGTACCGGCTCAAAGCCCTTGGATACCTCCTCTTCTACAACGCCTTTTTCATCATTCCCCTTGTCGCCGTCTTCCTGAGCGTCTTTTTCGGGAGCCAGTCGAAAGCCCTGGTGGAGTTTGGGCGAAAGAACATCCTCATTTCAAAGATTGCCCTATCATGCCTTTTCGTTATCCTAAGCATTCTCCTCCTTGAGAGCGCCTTGGTGTGA
- a CDS encoding DUF2088 domain-containing protein codes for MMLFSQGSSERTFSQEEMKAYFHEALTRHEWKNKRILGIIPDNTRTAPVRLFFEVALEEIKPKAARLDFLIALGTHPPMSDEELKRHLGVTFQEAQERGVTVYNHLFQDLQELIHVGTISKEEMQTISRGLVAEDVPVTVNRRILEYDELLIMGPVFPHEVVGFSGGYKYFFPGISGPELTDKFHWLAALITNPKIIGTKDTPVREVLNRAAEFIPKPTLALCLVMKEKDPCGIFFGDPKEAWSQAADLSAVVNIVYVDRPFHTVLSVAPEMYNELWVGGKCMYKLEPVVADGGKIIIYAPHIREISKTHGKYLLEIGYHTRDFFLAHWEEYKHYPWGVLAHSTHVKGIGKYVNGREYPRIEVILATGIPEEICRKINLGYLDFRTINLEEYAGRENEGVLLVPRAGEMLYRLKDGTVPDIDKLPLPEGA; via the coding sequence ATGATGCTCTTTTCCCAGGGGAGTTCGGAGCGGACATTTTCTCAAGAGGAGATGAAAGCCTACTTTCACGAAGCCCTCACAAGGCACGAGTGGAAGAACAAAAGAATTCTTGGCATCATCCCGGACAACACCCGTACGGCTCCGGTGCGTCTTTTCTTTGAGGTTGCCCTTGAAGAAATCAAACCAAAGGCAGCGCGCCTTGACTTCCTCATCGCCCTGGGCACGCATCCCCCCATGAGCGACGAGGAACTCAAGCGCCACCTCGGGGTAACCTTTCAGGAGGCCCAGGAGCGGGGCGTTACGGTGTACAACCATCTCTTCCAGGATCTTCAGGAGCTCATCCACGTGGGCACCATATCGAAAGAAGAGATGCAAACCATCTCCCGAGGACTCGTTGCCGAAGACGTTCCGGTTACCGTGAACCGACGCATCCTCGAGTACGACGAGCTCCTCATCATGGGTCCCGTGTTTCCTCATGAGGTTGTGGGCTTCTCAGGAGGGTACAAGTACTTCTTCCCGGGGATTTCTGGTCCTGAGCTCACGGACAAGTTTCACTGGCTTGCTGCGCTCATCACAAACCCCAAAATCATCGGCACCAAGGATACCCCCGTGCGGGAAGTTCTCAACAGGGCGGCGGAATTCATCCCTAAGCCAACCCTTGCTTTGTGCTTGGTCATGAAGGAAAAGGACCCCTGTGGGATATTTTTCGGGGACCCGAAGGAAGCCTGGTCGCAAGCTGCCGACCTCTCGGCAGTTGTCAACATCGTTTACGTCGATCGGCCCTTCCACACCGTGCTTTCCGTAGCTCCCGAAATGTACAACGAGCTCTGGGTCGGTGGAAAGTGCATGTACAAGCTCGAGCCGGTTGTCGCCGACGGGGGAAAAATCATTATCTACGCTCCTCACATTCGGGAAATTTCAAAAACCCACGGAAAGTACCTTCTTGAGATTGGCTACCACACGAGGGACTTTTTCCTTGCCCACTGGGAGGAGTACAAACACTATCCCTGGGGTGTGCTCGCCCACTCCACCCACGTGAAAGGCATAGGGAAATACGTAAACGGCAGAGAGTACCCCCGAATAGAGGTCATCCTCGCCACGGGAATCCCTGAAGAAATCTGCAGGAAAATTAACCTCGGATACCTTGACTTTCGCACCATTAACCTCGAGGAATACGCAGGCAGAGAAAACGAGGGGGTTCTTCTTGTTCCTCGAGCCGGGGAGATGCTCTACCGCCTTAAGGACGGCACGGTACCGGACATCGACAAGCTCCCCCTCCCCGAAGGAGCGTAA